A DNA window from Anastrepha obliqua isolate idAnaObli1 chromosome 5, idAnaObli1_1.0, whole genome shotgun sequence contains the following coding sequences:
- the LOC129248276 gene encoding F-box/WD repeat-containing protein 5, whose protein sequence is MDDNSGILSEALEKSEIDSIDDDDSFGCAIGIEELKWWSIPEPILFRIYWMLPIKDLLNAGATCKRWHNLANDELMWKRKFLLHYNVDSTIRLKPGAESWKSEYKRLSWNIPYVQAQRIEGHTHQVLHVSFSHNGEMFATCSKDGYVIVWNSIHPCTERYSHNMKQFSWKYTQYSQFNQSDTLLLVSGVHFGSPHSTSGEIAVFTVDGKDESRLRCRVVNRPYDIFGTWFSDQYLISGDLHWLAHLLSYSELWLNKANQEVDSEHVPIMNKLYKFYNRNASSVRAIMVAKCPWLDDSNDPLAEDNASNNLKQTSSDFVDIDETKPSSSSSVGNPLSHAATLRRSQRSASPENLLDILQQTSSTSNRTVGSVKIALNHNDATIRYLDEYRREYPTENENGNSSDDSDGMECSDDNDDEMESAVPKYLIFSTGSKTYTPHQIGIKRIKNVTFPKKLDPGPSLKERIAAKKAAERENQLRADPDWWDYESVAHLFDNVDKVIDLHGHIIGMALSPDHRYLYVNTRPWPKNYIITNALEPPPIAQEIDIHVIDLMTLKRVGNMLRAHKAYTPSTECFFIFLDVSENYVGSGAEDMHAYLWDRFYGICLTKYRHADVVNSVAFNPRDPEMLVTTSDDYTIKIWRSRAKAKEYNIEPSNTSEVFELKKRFV, encoded by the exons ATGGATGACAATAGTGGCATATTGTCCGAGGCTCTCGAAAAAAGCGAAATCGACAGTATTGACGATGATGATAGTTTTGGATGCGCTATTGGAATAGAGGAGTTAAAATGGTGGTCCATACCAGAGCCAATACTATTTCGGATATATTGGATGTTACCAATAAAAGACTTACTAAATGCCGGAGCCACATGCAAGCGCTGGCACAATCTAGCAAATGACGAGCTCATGTGGAAGCGGAAATTTTTGCTGCATTATAATGTAGATTCGACGATAAGACTTAAGCCAG GAGCAGAGTCATGGAAAAGTGAATATAAACGTCTGAGCTGGAATATACCCTATGTACAAGCACAGCGTATTGAAGGCCATACACATCAGGTACTCCATGTGAGCTTCTCACACAACGGTGAAATGTTTGCTACTTGCTCTAAAGATGGTTACGTAATC GTCTGGAACTCAATTCATCCTTGTACAGAAAGGTACTCTCACAATATGAAACAATTCAGCTGGAAATATACGCAATATTCGCAATTCAACCAAAGTGACACACTACTTCTTGTATCCGGTGTTCATTTCGGATCGCCGCACAGTACATCGGGTGAAATTGCTGTGTTTACGGTAGACGGCAAAG ATGAATCACGTTTACGGTGCCGTGTGGTAAATCGTCCGTACGACATATTCGGTACATGGTTCAGCGATCAATATTTAATATCGGGAGATTTGCATTGGCTCGCGCATCTTCTAAGCTATTCTGAGCTATGGCTAAACAAAGCCAATCAAGAAGTTGATTCCGAGCACGTACCAATTATGAACAAGTTGTATAAGTTCTATAATAGAAATGCAAGTTCCGTACGGGCCATAATGGTTGCCAAGTGTCCATGGTTAGACGATTCGAATGATCCCTTAGCCGAGGACAATGCATCCAACAATTTGAAACAGACTTCCAGTGACTTCGTTGATATAGATGAAACAAAGCCATCATCCTCTAGTTCTGTAGGGAATCCACTCTCACATGCAGCCACATTGCGTCGATCGCAGCGTAGCGCATCGCCCGAAAACCTATTGGATATTCTTCAACAGACTTCATCGACCTCAAATAGAACGGTTGGGTCCGTAAAAATTGCGCTAAATCATAACGATGCGACTATTCGATATTTAGATGAATATCGGCGTGAATACCCAACAGAAAATGAGAATGGGAATTCATCAGACGACTCTGATGGAATGGAGTGTTCAGATGATAATGACGACGAAATGGAGAGCGCTGTCCCTAAATACTTAATATTCTCTACAGGCTCGAAAACATATACTCCACATCAAATTGGAATAAAGCgtataaaaaatgtaacgttTCCAAAGAAACTCGACCCAGGACCTTCGCTAAAAGAAAGAATAGCTGCCAAAAAAGCTGCGGAAAGAGAA AACCAACTACGGGCGGACCCCGATTGGTGGGATTACGAGTCAGTTGCTCACTTATTTGACAATGTAGATAAAGTAATAGACTTACATGGGCACATTATTGGCATGGCGTTAAGTCCGGATCATCGTTATTTATATGTGAATACACGACCTTGGCCGAAGAATTATATTATAACTAATGCGCTGGAGCCACCACCTATTGCACAGGAAATTGACATTCATGTTATTGATTTGATGACGCTTAAACGTGTTGGTAACATGCTTCGTGCTCATAAAGCCTATACACCAAGCAccgaatgtttttttatatttctcgaCGTAAGTGAAAATTATGTCGGAAG CGGAGCAGAAGATATGCATGCTTACCTTTGGGATAGGTTTTATGGTATATGCCTTACCAAGTATAGACATGCGGACGTAGTGAATAGCGTAGCATTCAACCCTCGTGACCCAGAGATGCTTGTTACTACTAGTGATGATTACACGATTAAG ATTTGGAGGTCCCGGGCAAAAGCAAAGGAATACAATATCGAACCTTCGAATACATCCGAAGTATTCGAACTAAAGAAACGTTTTGTATAA
- the LOC129247609 gene encoding E3 ubiquitin-protein ligase PPP1R11 isoform X2, with protein MEAIAGRDSATEIVVVNDVPSADVLDSAPVLRLRLKKPKPDRQVAWREGTVDNEDMGKKKSKCCCIYKKPLNFGESSSSDDEECEHCFGHPEKRRKNINQHKTHEHKDPGDDGNPSSQ; from the exons ATGGAAGCGATCGCTGGTCGTGACTCTGCAACTGAGATTGTTGTAGTAAATGATGTACCCTCTGCAGATGTATTAGAT tCAGCACCAGTTCTTCGCCTACGGTTAAAAAAACCCAAACCAGACCGGCAAGTTGCCTGGCGTGAAGGTACAGTGGATAACGAAGATATGGGAAAGAAAAAATCCAAGT GTTGCTGCATATATAAAAAACCTTTAAATTTCGGCGAAAGCTCTTCTTCAGACGATGAGGAATGTGAACACTGTTTTGGCCATCCtgaaaaacgccgaaaaaatataaatcaacaTAAAACTCATGAACACAAAGACCCCG GTGACGATGGAAACCCATCTTCTCAATAG
- the LOC129247609 gene encoding E3 ubiquitin-protein ligase PPP1R11 isoform X1 gives MEAIAGRDSATEIVVVNDVPSADVLDSAPVLRLRLKKPKPDRQVAWREGTVDNEDMGKKKSKCCCIYKKPLNFGESSSSDDEECEHCFGHPEKRRKNINQHKTHEHKDPVGDDGNPSSQ, from the exons ATGGAAGCGATCGCTGGTCGTGACTCTGCAACTGAGATTGTTGTAGTAAATGATGTACCCTCTGCAGATGTATTAGAT tCAGCACCAGTTCTTCGCCTACGGTTAAAAAAACCCAAACCAGACCGGCAAGTTGCCTGGCGTGAAGGTACAGTGGATAACGAAGATATGGGAAAGAAAAAATCCAAGT GTTGCTGCATATATAAAAAACCTTTAAATTTCGGCGAAAGCTCTTCTTCAGACGATGAGGAATGTGAACACTGTTTTGGCCATCCtgaaaaacgccgaaaaaatataaatcaacaTAAAACTCATGAACACAAAGACCCCG TAGGTGACGATGGAAACCCATCTTCTCAATAG
- the LOC129248348 gene encoding NADH dehydrogenase [ubiquinone] flavoprotein 1, mitochondrial has translation MVGALVRINFLQKHFACSSLPVVAQRRLQGTAAPPPGTPPPQTRTKFGSLADQDRIFTNLYGRHDWRLKGALKRGDWYKTKEILLKGSDWIINELKTSGLRGRGGAGFPSGMKWSFMNKPSDGRPKYLVVNADEGEPGTCKDREIMRHDPHKLVEGCLVAGLAMGARAAYIYIRGEFYNEASNMQLAIAEAYQAGLIGKNACGSGYDFDVFMHRGAGAYICGEETALIESLEGKQGKPRLKPPFPADVGVFGCPTTVNNVETIAVAPTIMRRGGAWFASFGRTRNSGTKLFNISGHVNKPCTIEEEMSIPLKELIERHAGGIRGGWDNLLGVIPGGSSTPVIPKKVCDDVLMDFDGLIAAQTSLGTAALIVMDKSTDIIKAIERLTAFYRHESCGQCTPCREGIIWMHKIMKRFVAGNGQPEEIDMLWEISKQIEGHTICALADGAAWPVQGLIRHFRPEIEERMKKYANRAIN, from the exons ATGGTTGGGGCGCTAGTGAGgataaattttcttcaaaaacattttg CATGTTCCAGTCTGCCTGTTGTAGCACAACGCCGTTTACAGGGCACGGCGGCGCCGCCGCCAGGAACGCCACCTCCGCAAACAAGAACTAAATTTGGTTCACTGGCCGATCAAGACcgtattttcacaaatttgtatGGACGTCATGATTGGCGCCTAAAAGGAGCACTTAAACGCGGTGATTGGTATAAGACAAAGGAAATCTTGTTGAAGGGCTCTGATTGGATAATCAATGAATTGAAAACATCTGGTCTTCGTGGACGCGGAGGTGCCGGCTTTCCTTCTGGTATGAAATGGTCTTTTATGAATAAACCATCGGATGGACGTCCCAAATACTTGGTTGTGAACGCTGATGAAG GAGAGCCAGGTACATGCAAAGATCGTGAAATTATGCGTCATGATCCTCATAAGCTGGTTGAAGGTTGCTTAGTTGCTGGCCTTGCGATGGGCGCACGTGCTGCCTACATATATATTCGCGGTGAATTCTACAATGAGGCTTCCAACATGCAGTTGGCTATCGCCGAAGCATATCAAGCCGgtttaattggaaaaaatgcttGCGGCTCTGGATATGATTTTGATGTATTCATGCATCGAGGTGCAGGCGCTTATATTTGCGGCGAAGAAACTGCATTAATTGAATCGCTTGAAGGCAAGCAAGGAAAACCTCGCCTAAAGCCTCCATTTCCAGCTGATGTTGGCGTTTTTGGGTGCCCCACCACTGTAAATAATGTGGAGACTATAGCAGTTGCTCCCACAATAATGCGACGAGGAGGTGCTTGGTTTGCAAGTTTTGGCCGTACTCGTAACTCtggaacaaaattatttaatatttctggtCATGTCAACAAGCCATGtacaattgaagaggaaatGTCGATCCCACTCAAGGAATTAATTGAACGTCATGCTGGTGGCATTCGAGGTGGATGGGACAACTTACTTGGTGTAATTCCCGGAGGCTCATCTACACCCGTTATCCCAAAAAAAGTCTGTGACGATGTGTTAATGGATTTTGATGGTCTAATTGCTGCTCAGACTTCATTGGGAACAGCTGCGCTTATAGTTATGGATAAGTCCACAGACATCATTAAAGCCATTGAACGTTTGACTGCGTTCTATCGTCACGAAAGCTGTGGGCAATGTACACCATGTCGCGAGGGTATTATATGGATGCATAAAATAATGAAGCG TTTTGTTGCCGGCAATGGTCAACCCGAGGAAATCGATATGCTATGGGAGATATCCAAACAAATTGAGGGTCATACAATTTGTGCTTTAGCTGATGGTGCCGCTTGGCCTGTGCAAGGACTTATACGGCATTTCCGACCTGAAATAGAAGAGCGAATGAAGAAATATGCTAATAGAGcaattaactaa